GCTCGCGCGCGGGTGGGAAGTCCATGCGCTCGAGCCGGCGGCGCCGCCCGCGGCGCGGCTGGCCCGGGATCCGCGCATCCACGTCCACCGGGAACGTGCCGAGGCGATCGACGTCGCGCCGGGGACCTTCGACGCGGTCTTCGCGTGGATGGTCGTCGAGCACCTCGAGAACCCGCGTACGGTGCTGGGGAAAGTCGCCGCCGCACTGCGGCCGGGTGGGTACTTCGTGTTCAGCGTGCCGAACGCGGGCTGCTGGGAGTTCGTCGCGTTCCGCAGCCGCTGGTACGGGCTCGATGTGCCACGCCACCTCTGGCACTTCACGCCGCAGGTGCTGGCACGTCTGCTCGGCGGGTGCGGACTCAGGGTCGAGCGGGTGTTCCACCAGAAGGTGCTCAGGAACATCACCGGGAGCCTGGACTTCCTCGGCAACGACCGGCCGGCGCTCGCGCCGCTCGCG
The sequence above is drawn from the Candidatus Methylomirabilota bacterium genome and encodes:
- a CDS encoding class I SAM-dependent methyltransferase, producing the protein MVRCATCGLKQTSPRPTGEALAAYYPADYGPHRDAGDESGGQETNASSRSRGWLKERFGSRRIWWTPDLPPGARVLELGSGAGLFVRHALARGWEVHALEPAAPPAARLARDPRIHVHRERAEAIDVAPGTFDAVFAWMVVEHLENPRTVLGKVAAALRPGGYFVFSVPNAGCWEFVAFRSRWYGLDVPRHLWHFTPQVLARLLGGCGLRVERVFHQKVLRNITGSLDFLGNDRPALAPLAGRLARLLTPAWVSFGLGAALAVLRQGGRLTVVARTPDPC